In Kutzneria kofuensis, the DNA window CGCGAGGTCAGCGGCATTGACACCGCGGTCCGCAGTAATGAGCGCCGACTTAATCCGTTGGCGACTATTCGATTTTCGGGCATTGGCCTTCCTGGTGCGCACCGTTCGACGATCGAGCCGGGGTGGAGCGAGATCGAGCACAGTGGAACAACGAGCCTTGTGCCGGACTGGAGCAATGATCGACCTCCATGGAGGTTAGCGACACCGCCCGGCGCGCTGAAGGCAATTCACCCTTCCAAGTGACCCGATATTCTCGTTTTTCCTGCTGACGGTTTTGCCGCCGGCACGCCGGCAAGAGCGGGCCCGACCGCACCCGGTCCGCGGCCGCGACGCCGCCGGGGATCGCCCGTCACCCGAACGGCGGGACGGCCCCGACGTGGCCATTGTTGCGGCACGAACGACCGGTCGCCGGCCCCCGGACCCCGAATTCATTCTCACGGCCAATTCGCGACAGTGGCGAATCGTGGCCAAAAACCAACAATTCGTACCCGAAGATTGTGGCGAAGCTGGTGGGGTTTTACACTGAGAGAGTTCAGCGACGTGACGCTTGAACGGGGGTGACCACAGCCACCCGCGCACATGCGCGGCGGCGTTTGCCACGAGCGATGTCAATCGCCGAAGGCTACCAGTCGCAACACTCCCACGGTCGACGCGCCCCCATTTCACGTGCTGGCGGGCGGGTATTCATCTGGTCGATTGTCGGCCTGGTTTCCTCTAGGGGGTCGCGGTGTCCACCATGCAGCACGGCATGACAGGTGTCATCGACGGGACCGCAAAGAGAGTGACCATCATCGGGGCCGGGGTCGCCGGCCTGGTGGCCGCGTACGAGCTGGAGAAACGCGGGCATCTTGTCGAGATCCTGGAGGGAAGCAACCGGATCGGCGGCAGGATCTACACCCACCGGTTTCATTCGGGTCCCGACGCGCCACTCATCGAACTCGGGGCCATGCGCATTCCCGTCAAGCACCGGCGCACCATGCAGTACGTCACCAGGCTCGGCCTGGCCGACAAGGTGCGCACTTTCAGCACACTGTTCTCGGACGCCGATTCCTACTGCGCGACCAGCGCCGGCCACACGCGTGTCCGCGATGCCGCGAAAACACTGATGGCGGACTTCTCCCGAAGCCTGCCCGTGGGGAGGTTCAACGGCGACACCATCCGTTTCGGCGCATGGCTGACGGCGATCGGCGACGCCATCGCCCCGTCCGACTTCCGCGACAGCCTGCGCGGCGACCTCCGGCTCGAACTGCTGGAGCTGATCGACCAGTTCGACCTGAGCCCGTTCCTGCGCGGCGGCGACCAGGTCGACCTGCACGCCTTCTTCGCGGTCCACCCGGAGGTCCGGATGAGCCACAACGGGCGTCTCAACCGGTTCCTGGACGACATCCTCAGCGAGACCGGCCCCGACCTCGTCCGCCTCGCCGGCGGGATGGACCAGCTCGTCCGGCGGCTGGCGGCGCGGATCCGCGGCCCCATCAACCGCGGCCAGGAGGTGGTCGGCATCGACTCGTGCGACGACCACGTCACGGTCGCCGTGCGCGACGGCAACCACATCGTCGGCCGGCGCTGCGACTACGTCCTGTGCACCGTCCCGTTCTCCGTGCTGGCGAGGCTGCGGTTGACCGGGCTGAGCGAGGACAAGACGGCCGTGATCCACGACGCGAAGTACTGGTCGGCCACGAAGATCGCTTTCCACTGCCGGGAGCCGTTCTGGGAGAACGACGGGATCTCCGGCGGCGCGTCGTTCAGCGGCGGCAGCCTCAGACAGACCTACTACTGCCCGGTGGAGGGGGATCCGGCGGGCGGCGCGGCGCTGCTGGCCAGCTACACGATCGGCGCCGACGCCGACGCGCTCGGCCGCCTGCCCGCCGGCGTCCGGCACGCGGTCGTCCTGCAGGAACTGGGCAAGATGCACCCCGAGCTGCTGCGCCCGGGCATGGTTCTGGACGCCGTGAGCCTGGCCTGGGGGCGGTACTGGTGGAGCGAGGGAGCCGCCTGCGTCCGCTGGGGCAAGGACACCCACGCCTGTGAGCGGGAACGGCGGCGGGCCACCCGGCCCGAGCACCGCCTGTTCTTCGCCGGGGAGCACTGCTCGTCGACCACGGCGTGGATCGAGGGGGCGATCGAATCCGCGGTCCGGGCGGTGCACGAGATCCATCTCCACCGGCCCCGAAGCCGCGTGCCCGTCGCCGTTCCGCGTATGGAGGTGATGACCGAATGAGCGTGTTCGACACACCGCGCCTGCACTTCTCGGGCACGGCGACGACGGGGCTGCCCACCGGGATCCGCAACGGCCTGGTCGACCTGGCCACCGACGAGGCGCTCACGGAGCACGGACCGTTTCCCGTGCACCGCCCGGCCCGCGAGTACCACGACTACCTGCACCGCCTCGGACCGCGCTTCGACGCGGCCGGCCACCTCGACGACGACGGCGTGTTCAGCGCGGCGAAGGGGTGGAACTTCGGTGGCAACGGCCATTTCTCGATCGACGCCCGGATCGTCGGCTGCGAGGTCACGCCGGCCGACGTCGATGTGACGGACCCGGTGGTGGGCCGCAGCGTCGACATGTGGGGCCACTACAACCCGTATCTGGCCACCACCGTGAACCGGGCCCGGATCTTCGACGTCGACCCGTCCTCGAACTGGACCACCAGCCTGATGGTCGGCCAGTTCTGCTTCGGCCGCGCGGGGCGCTCCCACGACGTCGGCTACATGCTCACCGGCGAGGTGCGCGGGATCCACCCGCCGCGATGGCACAACTTCGACCACATCCTCGACGTCGGCGACCATTACCTGGCGCCGCAACTGAAACTGTCCACTCTCTACCAGTTCGTGGTCGAGTCCGGCGACGGGCTGAGGTGGCTGGACGAGGCGTCGGTCTCGCCTGCGGTCACCGGATTGCGTGCCACCGTGGCGTCCGGCAAGGCCGACGGCCTGGTGGTGCAGTTCGCGCTCAGCGACATGTCCGCGCCGCAGGCGCCGGACTCGCCCGGCCGCTGGGTGCTGCGCGGAACGATCGCGCCGTGGCGGAAGTCGGAGCCGCGCACGTATCCGGCGGGACGCCTGCTCGTCCCGCGACGGGCGGGACTGGGCAACATGACCGTCGACGTGACGCCGGACCACGTCACGCTGAACATGATCAATGCGGTGCCGGCGACCGGCCGGGCCCACAACGGCGGCCCCGGTCCACTGCTGGATCTGGGCGACTGGGAGTTGCGCACCGTCGACGGCCATCAGCTCGTCGCCCGCGTCCCGGCCGCGGCCTACCTCGCCGGCGACGCGCTCACCAGCGGCGTGTTGACGGTTCCCGCTCAGGAGCTGTCCCGGGCCGACGAGCAGGCGCTGTGCGTGGTGGGCACGGACCCGTCAGGCGCCCGCGCGGTGCTGTTGCTGGAACGGGAAACCAACGTGCAGGCCGACGACGCCGCTCTCATCCTCGACCACCCCGAGAACGGCGGAGACGACATCCAGGTGCCGATCCGGTCGCTCGTCCGCGGCCGCCCGCACGCCGTCGAGGCGATCCACGTGCGGCAGTTCTTCAATCCCCGGGCACTCCCCCGGGATCCCTTCGCCACGTCGCCGGACGCGCTGCCCGGCGACATCGAGATCGTGCGCCTGCGTCCCGGCCGCGCGGACGAGCCGGGAGACTTCGCCGGCAGCTGCGTCGTCAGCACCGACAACGAGGGCCGCGGCTGGCTGACGATCCGAGGTGCTCGGCCCGGGGCGGCCCGGCTGCTGCTCTCGGCCCACGCCGAGGAGTCCCCGTGCGACACGACCCGGCCGGGATCCGCCAACGCCTGCTACGACAACGACGATCTGCTCGGCTACTGGGCCGGTGCGGGGTCGCTGGCCGTTCGGGTGCTTCCCGACGACCGGCGGCTCGACGACATTGCCCAGGAAGACGTGACGTACGACCTGGTGTACCGCGAGGTGCTCGCGTTCTACGAGCTGACGGGTTCCTTCATGAGCAAGGAGGTGTTCAGCCTCGCCGACCGGTTCGCGGTGCGCACGTATGCCGACCTGATCTGGCAGATGTGCGATCCGAGCACCAGGATGAAGACCTACCACATGCCGCCGACACGGGACATGTCCGCGCCCAAGGCGCGGCTGCTGCTGCGATTCCTCCGTGCCTGCCGCGCGGTCGAGAGCGTGCCCACGTTCGTCCCGGCGAGCGGTCCGGCGAGGAAGGCGATCACCACCCGCGGAGAGCTCGTCCACGCCCTGCGGGACGCCGTGACGCTCGAACTCGCCGTGATGGCGCAGTACCTCTACGCGGCGTTCTCGGTGCCGACGCACGCGGCCGGCACGGAACACGTGCGGCAGGGCCGGTGGTCGTCCCGGCAGCTGGCGCTCGCCTGCGGTGACGGCGGTCGGACCCGCGACGGCGGGATGCGGGGCAGCCTGCTCACCGTGGCCCGCGAGGAGATGATCCACTTCCTCGCCCTCAACAACATCCTCACGGCCATCGGCGAACCGTTCCACGTGCCGCTGATCGACTTCGGCGCGATCAACCACCAGCTGCCGATCCCGCTGGACCTGTCGCTGGAGCCGCTGGGCGTCGGCAGCGTCGCGAGGTTCATCGCCATCGAGCAGCCGGCCCGGCTCGTCGAGGAGGTCCGCCGGCCCGGATCCGCGGCGGCGGAGTCCGATGTGGACGAACGCTACGGCTCGGCCAGCGAGCTCTACGCCGACATCCGGGAGGGCCTGCGTCGGGTCCCGGACCTGTTCCTGGCGGGCCCAGGCCGGGGCGGCGGCGAACACCACCTCTTCCTGCGCAGGTCGGTCAACGACGTCCATCCCGACTACCAGCTGGAGGTCGACGACCTCGCCAGCGCCCTGTTCGCGCTCGACGTCGTCACCGAGCAGGGCGAGGGGAACGTGCTCCCCGCGAGCGGTCCCGAGGAGAAGTCGCACTACGACACCTTCCTGCGGATGTACGAGTGCCTCACGGCCGAGCAGCTGGCGGGCCCGCCCGAGCGGTCGGCGCCGTGGACCCCGGCCTACCCCGCACTGCGCAACCCGACACTGCTCGCGGGGGACGCGGCCAGGGAGCTGGTCACCGACCCCGCCGCCGCGGAGGTCATGCGGCTGTTCAACCGGGCCTACTTCATGGCGCTGCAGTTGATGGTCCAGCACTTCGGCGAGTCCCCGGACGCCAGCCTGCGCCGTTCCGCCTTGATGAACCGGGCGATCGACGTGATGACCTGCGTCATGCGGCCGCTGGGCGAACTGCTGACCGCCATGCCGTCCGGGCGCCGGGGACGGACCGCGGGGCCGTCGTTCGAACTGGAGTCCGTGCCCGGGTACGTGTCCCGGCCGGATGTGGCGCGACGCGGCTTCTCGCTGCGCTTCCGCCACCTCGCGGCGCGCGCCCGCACGTGTGCCGCCGTCCCCGTCGACGTGACCGAGGCACTGGACTTCCTGGCCGACTTCTTCGGTCCATACCCCACGAATGACGAGTGAGTGCCATGACACAGCGAGTTCCGCGCCCCTTCGATCCCCTGGACTGGCCGGCCGAGGACATCGCCGACCCGTACCCGATCTACCGCCACTACCGGGAGAACGATCCGGTCCACCGGGGTCGGTCGAGCCTCGACGGGCGGGCGAGGTGGTACGTCTTCCGCTACGACGACGTCACCCGCGTGCTGACGCACCCGCACTACGGGCACCACGCCGTCCCGCTGCTGGCCGGCATCCCGCCGGAGTGCGAAACCCTGTGGCGGCTGGTCGGCAACTGGCTGGTCTTCATGGATCCGCCGCGACACGGCCAACTGCGGTCCCTGCTCGTCGGGAGCTTCTCGACGCGTGTCGTGGCCGGGCTGCGGCCCCGCGTGGCGGAGATCGCGCGCGACCTGATCGCGGACGTCGGCCGCCGGCCCACGCTCGACCTGATCGAGGAGTTCGCCGCCCCGCTCCCGATCCTGGTGATATCGGAACTGCTGGGCGTGCACGAGGGCAGCCGGGAGTGGCTTCGGGAGCGGGCCGTGTCGCTGCAGGAGGCCAGTTCCGGGCGGGCCCGCGACTACGCGCGGGCGGAGGCCGCGGCGACCGAGCTCATCGACTTCTTCCGCTGGGAGGCACGGCGCAGGCGGCACGATCCCGCCGCCGACCTGATCACCGCGCTGGTCAAGGCCGGCGAGTGCGGGTCGGTGACGGAGGACGAGGTCACCGCGACGTGCGTGCACCTGCTCACCGCCGGACACGAGACGACGACGAACCTCATTGGCAAGGCAGTGCTGGCATTGCTCAGAAACCCCGCTGTGCTCGCGGAGTTGCGTGCCGACCCGGAACTCCTGCCGTCCACTGTGGACGAACTCGTCCGCTACGACTGCCCGGTGCAGATGGTGACGCGCTGGGCGTACCGGGACGACGTGCTGGGCGGGCAGGACATCCGGGAGGGCGACAGCGTCGTGCTGGTGCTGGGCTCGGCCAACCGTGATCCGCTGGTCTTCCCCGAGCCCGACGAGCTGCGGCCGCGCGGGCGGTCGAGTCGCCACTGCGGATTCGGCGGCGGTGTGCACCGCTGCCTGGGGTCGGCGCTGGCGCGGGCGGAGGCCGAGATCGCGATCGCCGTGCTCTTCGAGTGCCTGCCCGGGCTTCACCTGACCGACAAACCGGTTCACTTCGCCGAGGACATGGTCTTCCACGGCCCACGGCACCTCGTCCTCGGCACCTCTGGAGGGAGTACCGATGCATGACACCGACCAGCGCGAGGACCACGCCTACCGACTCATCCAGCTGGCCGAGGGGTTCGGTGCGGCTCGGGCCGTGCAGCTCGCGGCCGAGCTCGGGGTGGCGGACCTGCTCGCCGGCGAGCCCCGGGGGGCGGCGGATCTCGCCGCCGCGGTCCCGGCCCATCCCGACGCCCTGTACCGGCTGCTGCGCGCGCTCGCCAGCATCGGAGTGTTCGTCGAGGTCGAGCCGGGCTGGTTCGGGCTGACCCCGGTGGGTGAGCGGCTGCGCACCGACCATCCGCAGTCGCTGCGTTCCTGGGTGATCTTCCAGGGGTTGCTCAACACCGTCTACGCGAACGCCGCGGACAGCATCCGGACGGGCGAGGCCACCACCGCGCACGTCTTCGGCGAGCCGCTGTTCGAGCACCTGCGCAACCATCCCGAGCACCGCGCGCTGTTCAACGCCGCGATGGCCGAGCAGAGCCGCGTGACGGGTGAGGCGCTCGCCCACTACTACGACTTCTCCCGGGCGCGCCAGATCGTCGACGTCGGTGGTGGGAACGGCGCCTTCCTCACCGCGGTCCTGCGCGCCAATCCCGAGCTGACCGGCGTGGTCTACGACCAGCCGTACCTGGCCGACGACGTCGAGCGGCAGCTGGCCGCAGCCGGGCTCGCCGACCGCTGCGGCTTCCTGCCCGGCGACTTCCTCGAGTCGGTCCCGGCCGGCGCGGATCTGTACCTGATGAAGGGAATCCTGCACAACTGGTCCGACGACGACGCCCGCGCCATCCTCGCCAACTGCCGCCGGGCGATGGACGCGCACAGCCGGCTGCTGCTCGCCGACTGGGTGGTGCCGACCGGAAACGGGCCGCATCCCAGCAAGTTCCTCGACCTGACGATGCTGTTCGTCTACGGCGGGCGTGAACGCACCGAGGCCGAACACGCCTGGCTGCTGGCCGAGGCCGGCCTGCGGCTGGCCCGTGTCGTCGGCCCGCCCTCGATGTTGAACGTCCTCGAAGTCGTGCCGGCCTGACGGAGGCGATCGCGTGCCAGCACCCCGTTCTGCCCCCAACCCTGGAGAGCGCGGGGCGCCGCCGTTGCCTGGAGCGGTTGCCGAAGGCACCGGTTCAGAGGGGCCGAGCCGCGCCGCCGAAGACACCGACGTGCTGGTGATCGGCGCGGGACCGGTGGGCCTGACCCTGGCGACGGCCCTGCGCCGCCAGCTGCTGCGCGTGCGGGTCGTGGACCGGGCGACCGGCCCCAATCGCGAGGCGCGGGCCGACGTGATCTTCCCCCGGGCCGGTGAGGCGCTCGGCGCCCTCGGCGTGGGCGAGACGATCCGGCGACACGCCTACGAGATGCGGAGCCTGAACTTCTACGGCGACGGGCGACATCTGGGCTGCTTCACGGCCGGGCGGTTCGACTCGGACTACCCGTACGCGATGACGATCGAGCAGCACGACATCGAGCTGCTGCTGGCCGAGGAGTTGAGCGGGCTCGGCGTCGACGTCGAATGGCGGACCGAGGCGACCGATGTGCGCCAACGGGACGACCACGCCCTGACGACGCTGCGGCTGCCCACCGGCGTCACCGAGATGGCACGGGCGTCGTGGGTGGTCGCCTGCGACGGCCGCCGCAGCACCGTCCGAACCCGGCTGGGCATCCCCTTCGACGGGAAGCGCCGGGTGAACATGCAGGTGGTCCAGGGCAACGTGGTGCCGGCCTGGCCGCTGCGCGACCGACCGGGCCAGGGCTACATCTTCCTCGGCCCCCGGTGCACGGTCCTCGCGTTTCCCACCCCCGGCCAGGGATATCGGGTGTTCTGCATCCGGGACGATCCCGAGCCGGACCGCACGGAACCGCCGACGCTGGGTGAATTGCGCGACCTGGTCGCCGACACCGCCGGCATCCCGCTGCTGCGACTCGGGCCGACGGAGTCCGGCTGGCTGAGCCGGGCGCGTTTCTCCGACCGCATCGCCGCCGAGTTCCGACGCGGCCGTGTGCTGCTCGCCGGCGACGCGGCGCACGCGTGGGCGCCGGTCGGCGGGCACGGGATGAACATCGGCATGCTCGGCGCGCACAATCTGGCCTGGAAACTCGCCGCCGTGCACCACCGGCAGGCGGGCGACGCCCTGCTCGACTCCTACGACATCGAGCAGCGAGCCCTCGCCCGTGCGGTGATCCGTGACATGAGGTTCAACATCACGGAGATCCTGCTGCCGGAGCCCCTGCACCGGGTGCGAACCGCCGTCCTGCGCGCCGCCCTGCCGTGGTCCGGTTTCCAGCGGCGGGTGGAGTGGCTGATGAGCGACTTCGGCCGGAACCATCGGGACAGCCCGCTGTCGCGACAGGAAGTCCGGCGCATCGGGCGCCAGTGCCGTGCGGGCGATCGAATCCCCGATGTCTACGTCACGCGCGAGGCCGGTGCCGAGCCCGTACGGCTGCATCGGCTGCTCGGCTACGACCGCTGGACGTTGCTGCTGGCGGTGGCCCGGGCGGAGCCGGCCGTCGTCCGGCGGCTCGAGCGCGTGTGCGCCGACTACCTCGCGGCGATCGACATCGTGCCGATCGCCGCCGTGGACCGGTCTTCCGCCCGCCAACTGGCCGGCGTCCACCACGTCACGCTCGTCCGACCGGACGGGTACGTCGGACTGGTCGCGCCGCTGGACGACGTCGACGCGCTGCGCGACTACCTGGCCGCGTTCCTCGTACCGCGCGATCCCGGACCGGATCACGCCGCCCGGTGACATCGTCGTGCCGGCACGGGAGGCGACCCGCTGGTCGCCGCTGTGGCTCTCCTCGGCGCCGTGCGGCGCGGAGGAGGGAAGGAAGCCGGGGCGTGTTCCGTGGATCACCGCCATCATCCCCGGGACACGCCCCGGCGCGGCGCCGGCCGCCGAGGCGGACACATCCGTCCCGGCGCGT includes these proteins:
- a CDS encoding ferritin-like domain-containing protein; its protein translation is MSVFDTPRLHFSGTATTGLPTGIRNGLVDLATDEALTEHGPFPVHRPAREYHDYLHRLGPRFDAAGHLDDDGVFSAAKGWNFGGNGHFSIDARIVGCEVTPADVDVTDPVVGRSVDMWGHYNPYLATTVNRARIFDVDPSSNWTTSLMVGQFCFGRAGRSHDVGYMLTGEVRGIHPPRWHNFDHILDVGDHYLAPQLKLSTLYQFVVESGDGLRWLDEASVSPAVTGLRATVASGKADGLVVQFALSDMSAPQAPDSPGRWVLRGTIAPWRKSEPRTYPAGRLLVPRRAGLGNMTVDVTPDHVTLNMINAVPATGRAHNGGPGPLLDLGDWELRTVDGHQLVARVPAAAYLAGDALTSGVLTVPAQELSRADEQALCVVGTDPSGARAVLLLERETNVQADDAALILDHPENGGDDIQVPIRSLVRGRPHAVEAIHVRQFFNPRALPRDPFATSPDALPGDIEIVRLRPGRADEPGDFAGSCVVSTDNEGRGWLTIRGARPGAARLLLSAHAEESPCDTTRPGSANACYDNDDLLGYWAGAGSLAVRVLPDDRRLDDIAQEDVTYDLVYREVLAFYELTGSFMSKEVFSLADRFAVRTYADLIWQMCDPSTRMKTYHMPPTRDMSAPKARLLLRFLRACRAVESVPTFVPASGPARKAITTRGELVHALRDAVTLELAVMAQYLYAAFSVPTHAAGTEHVRQGRWSSRQLALACGDGGRTRDGGMRGSLLTVAREEMIHFLALNNILTAIGEPFHVPLIDFGAINHQLPIPLDLSLEPLGVGSVARFIAIEQPARLVEEVRRPGSAAAESDVDERYGSASELYADIREGLRRVPDLFLAGPGRGGGEHHLFLRRSVNDVHPDYQLEVDDLASALFALDVVTEQGEGNVLPASGPEEKSHYDTFLRMYECLTAEQLAGPPERSAPWTPAYPALRNPTLLAGDAARELVTDPAAAEVMRLFNRAYFMALQLMVQHFGESPDASLRRSALMNRAIDVMTCVMRPLGELLTAMPSGRRGRTAGPSFELESVPGYVSRPDVARRGFSLRFRHLAARARTCAAVPVDVTEALDFLADFFGPYPTNDE
- a CDS encoding cytochrome P450, which codes for MTQRVPRPFDPLDWPAEDIADPYPIYRHYRENDPVHRGRSSLDGRARWYVFRYDDVTRVLTHPHYGHHAVPLLAGIPPECETLWRLVGNWLVFMDPPRHGQLRSLLVGSFSTRVVAGLRPRVAEIARDLIADVGRRPTLDLIEEFAAPLPILVISELLGVHEGSREWLRERAVSLQEASSGRARDYARAEAAATELIDFFRWEARRRRHDPAADLITALVKAGECGSVTEDEVTATCVHLLTAGHETTTNLIGKAVLALLRNPAVLAELRADPELLPSTVDELVRYDCPVQMVTRWAYRDDVLGGQDIREGDSVVLVLGSANRDPLVFPEPDELRPRGRSSRHCGFGGGVHRCLGSALARAEAEIAIAVLFECLPGLHLTDKPVHFAEDMVFHGPRHLVLGTSGGSTDA
- a CDS encoding flavin monoamine oxidase family protein, with protein sequence MTIIGAGVAGLVAAYELEKRGHLVEILEGSNRIGGRIYTHRFHSGPDAPLIELGAMRIPVKHRRTMQYVTRLGLADKVRTFSTLFSDADSYCATSAGHTRVRDAAKTLMADFSRSLPVGRFNGDTIRFGAWLTAIGDAIAPSDFRDSLRGDLRLELLELIDQFDLSPFLRGGDQVDLHAFFAVHPEVRMSHNGRLNRFLDDILSETGPDLVRLAGGMDQLVRRLAARIRGPINRGQEVVGIDSCDDHVTVAVRDGNHIVGRRCDYVLCTVPFSVLARLRLTGLSEDKTAVIHDAKYWSATKIAFHCREPFWENDGISGGASFSGGSLRQTYYCPVEGDPAGGAALLASYTIGADADALGRLPAGVRHAVVLQELGKMHPELLRPGMVLDAVSLAWGRYWWSEGAACVRWGKDTHACERERRRATRPEHRLFFAGEHCSSTTAWIEGAIESAVRAVHEIHLHRPRSRVPVAVPRMEVMTE
- a CDS encoding FAD-dependent monooxygenase, yielding MPGAVAEGTGSEGPSRAAEDTDVLVIGAGPVGLTLATALRRQLLRVRVVDRATGPNREARADVIFPRAGEALGALGVGETIRRHAYEMRSLNFYGDGRHLGCFTAGRFDSDYPYAMTIEQHDIELLLAEELSGLGVDVEWRTEATDVRQRDDHALTTLRLPTGVTEMARASWVVACDGRRSTVRTRLGIPFDGKRRVNMQVVQGNVVPAWPLRDRPGQGYIFLGPRCTVLAFPTPGQGYRVFCIRDDPEPDRTEPPTLGELRDLVADTAGIPLLRLGPTESGWLSRARFSDRIAAEFRRGRVLLAGDAAHAWAPVGGHGMNIGMLGAHNLAWKLAAVHHRQAGDALLDSYDIEQRALARAVIRDMRFNITEILLPEPLHRVRTAVLRAALPWSGFQRRVEWLMSDFGRNHRDSPLSRQEVRRIGRQCRAGDRIPDVYVTREAGAEPVRLHRLLGYDRWTLLLAVARAEPAVVRRLERVCADYLAAIDIVPIAAVDRSSARQLAGVHHVTLVRPDGYVGLVAPLDDVDALRDYLAAFLVPRDPGPDHAAR
- a CDS encoding methyltransferase, translated to MHDTDQREDHAYRLIQLAEGFGAARAVQLAAELGVADLLAGEPRGAADLAAAVPAHPDALYRLLRALASIGVFVEVEPGWFGLTPVGERLRTDHPQSLRSWVIFQGLLNTVYANAADSIRTGEATTAHVFGEPLFEHLRNHPEHRALFNAAMAEQSRVTGEALAHYYDFSRARQIVDVGGGNGAFLTAVLRANPELTGVVYDQPYLADDVERQLAAAGLADRCGFLPGDFLESVPAGADLYLMKGILHNWSDDDARAILANCRRAMDAHSRLLLADWVVPTGNGPHPSKFLDLTMLFVYGGRERTEAEHAWLLAEAGLRLARVVGPPSMLNVLEVVPA